In Oncorhynchus tshawytscha isolate Ot180627B linkage group LG28, Otsh_v2.0, whole genome shotgun sequence, a genomic segment contains:
- the LOC112244611 gene encoding mediator of RNA polymerase II transcription subunit 26 isoform X1, whose amino-acid sequence MTTASATPQQMRDRLLQAIDSHSNQICNMVAVLEVITYLEKFPITKEALEETRLGKLINDVRKQTKDEDLAKRAKKLLRSWQKLIEPGQNETPSRGAMCVPGSANGSAHPLRTDIPPPDVSMASKGVPEVKTRNDVHNTHSPKAEKSSSRKRRGEQRDSVHLVAKISNLSSYEQMYNTPPPTNGIAGSPEAPPSPDRARTEPLENDKHSRIPVNAVKPHPSSPGLTKLPSTSSLLKTAVLQQQARLDEGGGGQYQAKSPHCLSSSLRSPRTMKQETMSKRSSTYAPKGTIPSPARSPRLLSSQSLKPPAEVSHVDGLPPPAHRASLHWPGSSEVTTHPPRNAATLEPPPVFPPTSQPAPTNSECSELHRPTPSSSVVVIKAEAEVAASSSDRKKRKKYRSRDYSVNLQGQDTEDQTRPVRLKERRLTFDPVTGQIKSMVHKEPSQVEEPPRPPPPEPQQRTHLPLQQHPAPTPSPFQQTNWKELSRNDIIQSYLNLQSNVLTSSGVQAPGAHFFMSEYLKREESDVREARRGVHVLQLDSSVTDTPGVSREVTDEDLHRVHMEHWQGVNGCCDTKGTWYDWTECISLDPHGDESKLNILPYVCLD is encoded by the exons ATGACAACGGCCTCAGCAACTCCGCAGCAGATGAGAGACCGGCTGCTGCAGGCCATCGATAGTCACAGCAAT CAGATTTGCAATATGGTGGCAGTATTAGAAGTTATCACATATTTGGAGAAGTTCCCTATCACCAAAGAAGCTCTTGAG GAAACTCGCTTAGGGAAACTGATCAATGATGTGAGGAAGCAGACCAAGGATGAAGACCTTGCCAAGCGTGCCAAGAAGCTTTTGCGGAGCTGGCAGAAATTGATCGAGCCAGGGCAAAATGAGACTCCATCTCGGGGGGCCATGTGTGTCCCGGGCTCTGCAAATGGCAGTGCCCACCCCCTTCGGACTGACATTCCACCCCCTGATGTCTCAATGGCAAGCAAGGGTGTCCCAGAGGTGAAAACCAGAAATGACGTCCACAACACCCACTCGCCAAAAGCAGAGAAGTCGAGCAGCAGAAAGCGTAGAGGGGAGCAAAGGGACAGTGTGCACTTAGTGGCCAAAATCTCCAACTTGTCCTCCTACGAGCAGATGTACAACACCCCACCACCCACAAATGGGATTGCAGGTAGCCCTGAGGCTCCCCCATCACCGGACAGGGCCCGTACAGAGCCCCTAGAGAATGACAAACATAGTAGAATCCCTGTCAATGCTGTCAAGCCTCACCCAAGCTCACCGGGCCTCACCAAACTACCTAGCACTTCTTCTTTACTCAAGACTGCTGTGTTGCAGCAGCAGGCAAGGCTGGACGAAGGAGGCGGTGGACAGTATCAGGCCAAAAGCCCCCACTGTCTCTCATCAAGTCTGCGGAGTCCGCGAACTATGAAGCAAGAGACTATGTCCAAGCGCTCTTCAACATATGCACCAAAAGGGACTATCCCAAGCCCGGCCCGGAGCCCTCGCTTGCTGTCGTCCCAGTCTTTAAAGCCCCCAGCCGAAGTGTCTCATGTGGATGGGCTGCCACCCCCTGCCCATAGGGCCTCACTGCACTGGCCCGGCTCCTCAGAGGTCACCACCCATCCCCCACGCAACGCTGCAACACTGGAACCCCCGCCGGTGTTCCCTCCCACCTCCCAGCCCGCCCCAACCAACTCTGAGTGCTCAGAACTACATagacccaccccctcctcctctgtagtGGTGATCAAGGCTGAGGCAGAagtcgctgcctccagctcggacCGCAAAAAGAGGAAGAAGTACAGGTCCAGGGACTACTCTGTCAACCTGCAGGGGCAGGACACAGAGGACCAAACGAGGCCTGTGCGGTTAAAAGAGCGCAGGCTAACGTTTGACCCTGTGACGGGGCAGATCAAGTCCATGGTACATAAAGAACCCTCTCAGGTGGAAGAACCTCCAAGGCCACCTCCCCCTGAGCCCCAGCAGAGGACTCACCTGCCCCTGCAGCAGCATCCCGCTCCCACCCCCAGCCCCTTCCAACAGACTAACTGGAAAGAGCTGTCCCGAAACGACATCATCCAGTCCTACCTAAACCTTCAGAGCAACGTGCTCACATCCTCGGGGGTCCAGGCCCCCGGCGCACACTTTTTCATGTCAGAATACCTGAAACGGGAGGAGAGCGATGTTAGGGAGGCGAGGCGAGGAGTCCACGTCTTGCAGCTGGACAGCTCGGTAACGGACACACCGGGGGTGAGCCGGGAGGTGACTGACGAGGACCTCCACAGAGTACATATGGAGCACTGGCAAGGGGTAAACGGTTGTTGCGACACCAAGGGCACTTGGTACGACTGGACGGAGTGCATATCTTTGGATCCGCACGGGGATGAGAGCAAACTAAACATCCTGCCATATGTCTGCCTAGACTGA
- the LOC112244611 gene encoding mediator of RNA polymerase II transcription subunit 26 isoform X2: protein MTTASATPQQMRDRLLQAIDSHSNICNMVAVLEVITYLEKFPITKEALEETRLGKLINDVRKQTKDEDLAKRAKKLLRSWQKLIEPGQNETPSRGAMCVPGSANGSAHPLRTDIPPPDVSMASKGVPEVKTRNDVHNTHSPKAEKSSSRKRRGEQRDSVHLVAKISNLSSYEQMYNTPPPTNGIAGSPEAPPSPDRARTEPLENDKHSRIPVNAVKPHPSSPGLTKLPSTSSLLKTAVLQQQARLDEGGGGQYQAKSPHCLSSSLRSPRTMKQETMSKRSSTYAPKGTIPSPARSPRLLSSQSLKPPAEVSHVDGLPPPAHRASLHWPGSSEVTTHPPRNAATLEPPPVFPPTSQPAPTNSECSELHRPTPSSSVVVIKAEAEVAASSSDRKKRKKYRSRDYSVNLQGQDTEDQTRPVRLKERRLTFDPVTGQIKSMVHKEPSQVEEPPRPPPPEPQQRTHLPLQQHPAPTPSPFQQTNWKELSRNDIIQSYLNLQSNVLTSSGVQAPGAHFFMSEYLKREESDVREARRGVHVLQLDSSVTDTPGVSREVTDEDLHRVHMEHWQGVNGCCDTKGTWYDWTECISLDPHGDESKLNILPYVCLD, encoded by the exons ATGACAACGGCCTCAGCAACTCCGCAGCAGATGAGAGACCGGCTGCTGCAGGCCATCGATAGTCACAGCAAT ATTTGCAATATGGTGGCAGTATTAGAAGTTATCACATATTTGGAGAAGTTCCCTATCACCAAAGAAGCTCTTGAG GAAACTCGCTTAGGGAAACTGATCAATGATGTGAGGAAGCAGACCAAGGATGAAGACCTTGCCAAGCGTGCCAAGAAGCTTTTGCGGAGCTGGCAGAAATTGATCGAGCCAGGGCAAAATGAGACTCCATCTCGGGGGGCCATGTGTGTCCCGGGCTCTGCAAATGGCAGTGCCCACCCCCTTCGGACTGACATTCCACCCCCTGATGTCTCAATGGCAAGCAAGGGTGTCCCAGAGGTGAAAACCAGAAATGACGTCCACAACACCCACTCGCCAAAAGCAGAGAAGTCGAGCAGCAGAAAGCGTAGAGGGGAGCAAAGGGACAGTGTGCACTTAGTGGCCAAAATCTCCAACTTGTCCTCCTACGAGCAGATGTACAACACCCCACCACCCACAAATGGGATTGCAGGTAGCCCTGAGGCTCCCCCATCACCGGACAGGGCCCGTACAGAGCCCCTAGAGAATGACAAACATAGTAGAATCCCTGTCAATGCTGTCAAGCCTCACCCAAGCTCACCGGGCCTCACCAAACTACCTAGCACTTCTTCTTTACTCAAGACTGCTGTGTTGCAGCAGCAGGCAAGGCTGGACGAAGGAGGCGGTGGACAGTATCAGGCCAAAAGCCCCCACTGTCTCTCATCAAGTCTGCGGAGTCCGCGAACTATGAAGCAAGAGACTATGTCCAAGCGCTCTTCAACATATGCACCAAAAGGGACTATCCCAAGCCCGGCCCGGAGCCCTCGCTTGCTGTCGTCCCAGTCTTTAAAGCCCCCAGCCGAAGTGTCTCATGTGGATGGGCTGCCACCCCCTGCCCATAGGGCCTCACTGCACTGGCCCGGCTCCTCAGAGGTCACCACCCATCCCCCACGCAACGCTGCAACACTGGAACCCCCGCCGGTGTTCCCTCCCACCTCCCAGCCCGCCCCAACCAACTCTGAGTGCTCAGAACTACATagacccaccccctcctcctctgtagtGGTGATCAAGGCTGAGGCAGAagtcgctgcctccagctcggacCGCAAAAAGAGGAAGAAGTACAGGTCCAGGGACTACTCTGTCAACCTGCAGGGGCAGGACACAGAGGACCAAACGAGGCCTGTGCGGTTAAAAGAGCGCAGGCTAACGTTTGACCCTGTGACGGGGCAGATCAAGTCCATGGTACATAAAGAACCCTCTCAGGTGGAAGAACCTCCAAGGCCACCTCCCCCTGAGCCCCAGCAGAGGACTCACCTGCCCCTGCAGCAGCATCCCGCTCCCACCCCCAGCCCCTTCCAACAGACTAACTGGAAAGAGCTGTCCCGAAACGACATCATCCAGTCCTACCTAAACCTTCAGAGCAACGTGCTCACATCCTCGGGGGTCCAGGCCCCCGGCGCACACTTTTTCATGTCAGAATACCTGAAACGGGAGGAGAGCGATGTTAGGGAGGCGAGGCGAGGAGTCCACGTCTTGCAGCTGGACAGCTCGGTAACGGACACACCGGGGGTGAGCCGGGAGGTGACTGACGAGGACCTCCACAGAGTACATATGGAGCACTGGCAAGGGGTAAACGGTTGTTGCGACACCAAGGGCACTTGGTACGACTGGACGGAGTGCATATCTTTGGATCCGCACGGGGATGAGAGCAAACTAAACATCCTGCCATATGTCTGCCTAGACTGA